The following coding sequences are from one Dermacentor silvarum isolate Dsil-2018 chromosome 4, BIME_Dsil_1.4, whole genome shotgun sequence window:
- the LOC119449538 gene encoding glycerophosphodiester phosphodiesterase 1 — protein MVSFYVVAIAAALCCWAFQRLSIPRVDEDLASEVILGLQHDGASQLPPVFGHRGGGLDAPENTLAAFLEAKKNDAYGIEFDLSFTRDNVAVIFHDDTLERTTNGKGRLEDTTFEDLRRLDASCKHPLAQRFPAERVPTLKEAVEECLRLDMRLIIDVKEYDSRAVQVVDQLFRERPELYRRALVASFYHNFVYALRRQNPGIVTALTWRPGVLTYEDMNNTQPRHDSRSVHQAARVADWLLDKALHTGFLPHLIGSSAVLISTNILDAEYVHAWRNRGLHVIAWTSNHPAEKDFLRRSLRVPVITDTLRQV, from the coding sequence ATGGTTTCCTTCTACGTTGTCGCAATCGCTGCTGCCCTCTGCTGCTGGGCTTTTCAGCGGCTGTCCATACCGCGCGTCGACGAGGATCTGGCCTCGGAAGTGATTCTCGGATTGCAGCACGACGGCGCTTCACAGCTGCCGCCCGTCTTTGGACACCGGGGTGGTGGCCTCGACGCCCCCGAGAACACCCTGGCAGCCTTCCTAGAGGCGAAGAAAAATGACGCTTACGGAATCGAGTTCGACCTGTCCTTCACGCGAGACAACGTCGCCGTCATCTTCCACGACGACACCCTCGAGCGGACCACCAACGGCAAGGGCCGGTTGGAGGACACGACGTTCGAGGATCTGCGTCGACTGGACGCCTCGTGCAAGCACCCCCTCGCGCAGCGTTTCCCGGCCGAGCGCGTCCCAACGCTCAAAGAAGCCGTCGAAGAGTGCCTCCGCCTTGACATGCGGCTCATCATAGACGTCAAGGAGTACGACTCTCGCGCCGTCCAGGTCGTCGACCAGCTGTTCCGCGAGAGACCGGAGCTGTATCGGCGGGCTCTAGTCGCGTCCTTCTACCATAATTTCGTGTACGCGCTGCGGCGCCAAAATCCCGGGATCGTGACGGCGCTCACTTGGAGGCCCGGTGTCCTGACCTACGAGGACATGAATAACACGCAACCGCGCCACGACTCACGCTCCGTTCACCAGGCCGCCAGAGTAGCCGACTGGCTCCTCGACAAGGCCCTCCACACCGGCTTTCTTCCTCACCTGATCGGTAGCTCCGCCGTTTTGATTAGCACGAACATACTGGACGCCGAGTACGTGCACGCCTGGCGCAATCGCGGTCTGCACGTGATTGCCTGGACCTCCAACCATCCGGCCGAAAAGGACTTCCTCCGCCGTTCACTGCGGGTCCCCGTAATCACCGATACCTTACGCCAGGTCTAG